The Tachypleus tridentatus isolate NWPU-2018 chromosome 5, ASM421037v1, whole genome shotgun sequence genome includes a window with the following:
- the LOC143250669 gene encoding cilia- and flagella-associated protein 298 isoform X2, producing the protein MVKLHIKNENESQFLYETTVNVEISELLKDVVAIYNGRLKVGRICNEMEDLAKHGTTLPPNMQGLTEEQVLELKLKDEWGEKCIPSGGFIENKDTIGRRNGKAPNKKMAEVLTKTLSEAKAKVSRKQIEANICLTQTIVKEALDILKGAVMIVYPMGLPPHEPIKKELDNEEDLSGTQAALDVLEITQAQLWWAGKELETGKKLANYVGKNEKTKIVAKLQKTGQGAPAREPMMSEEQQKQMMLYAYRKQEELKKLEDNDEDDYMNSGWADNSLLKRSFHGLKDVKWKPR; encoded by the exons ATGGTAAAGCTccacattaaaaatgaaaatgaatcCCAATTTTTGTATGAGACAACAGTCAATGTAGAAATATCAGAACTCCTGAAAGATGTGGTTGCTATTTACAATGGAAGGCTAAAGGTTGGCCGAATATGTAATG aaatggagGACTTGGCAAAACATGGTACTACGCTTCCTCCCAACATGCAAGGGTTAACTGAAGAGCAGGTATTAGAACTAAAACTCAAAGATGAATGGGGAGAAAAATGTATTCCCAGTGGTGGATTCATAGAAAACAAAGATACTATAGGAAGAAGAAATGGAAAAG CTCCAAATAAGAAAATGGCAGAGGTGTTAACTAAGACCTTGAGTGAGGCCAAAGCCAAGGTTTCAAGA AAACAAATTGAAGCCAACATCTGTTTGACCCAGACAATAGTTAAAGAAGCTCTTGATATACTGAAAGGTGCAGTCATGATTGTGTATCCAATGGGTTTACCTCCACATGAACCCATAAAGAAAGAGCTGGACAATGAAGAGGATCTTTCAGGAACACAg gCAGCTCTTGATGTTTTGGAAATAACACAAGCACAGTTATGGTGGGCTGGTAAGGAGTTAGAGACTGGAAAAAAATTAGCTAATTATGTTGGGAAAAATGAGAAAACCAAAATTGTTGCAAAACTTCAAAAG ACTGGTCAGGGTGCTCCAGCTAGGGAGCCTATGATGagtgaagaacaacaaaaacaaatgatgCTTTATGCATACAGGAAGCAGGAAGAATTGAAG AAACTGGAAGATAATGACGAAGATGACTATATGAATTCAGGCTGGGCTGATAACAGTTTACTTAAACGATCTTTTCATGGCTTGAAAGATGTGAAATGGAAGCCAAGATGA
- the LOC143250669 gene encoding cilia- and flagella-associated protein 298 isoform X1, giving the protein MTGVFEKAEMVKLHIKNENESQFLYETTVNVEISELLKDVVAIYNGRLKVGRICNEMEDLAKHGTTLPPNMQGLTEEQVLELKLKDEWGEKCIPSGGFIENKDTIGRRNGKAPNKKMAEVLTKTLSEAKAKVSRKQIEANICLTQTIVKEALDILKGAVMIVYPMGLPPHEPIKKELDNEEDLSGTQAALDVLEITQAQLWWAGKELETGKKLANYVGKNEKTKIVAKLQKTGQGAPAREPMMSEEQQKQMMLYAYRKQEELKKLEDNDEDDYMNSGWADNSLLKRSFHGLKDVKWKPR; this is encoded by the exons ATGACAGGTGTG TTTGAAAAAGCAGAAATGGTAAAGCTccacattaaaaatgaaaatgaatcCCAATTTTTGTATGAGACAACAGTCAATGTAGAAATATCAGAACTCCTGAAAGATGTGGTTGCTATTTACAATGGAAGGCTAAAGGTTGGCCGAATATGTAATG aaatggagGACTTGGCAAAACATGGTACTACGCTTCCTCCCAACATGCAAGGGTTAACTGAAGAGCAGGTATTAGAACTAAAACTCAAAGATGAATGGGGAGAAAAATGTATTCCCAGTGGTGGATTCATAGAAAACAAAGATACTATAGGAAGAAGAAATGGAAAAG CTCCAAATAAGAAAATGGCAGAGGTGTTAACTAAGACCTTGAGTGAGGCCAAAGCCAAGGTTTCAAGA AAACAAATTGAAGCCAACATCTGTTTGACCCAGACAATAGTTAAAGAAGCTCTTGATATACTGAAAGGTGCAGTCATGATTGTGTATCCAATGGGTTTACCTCCACATGAACCCATAAAGAAAGAGCTGGACAATGAAGAGGATCTTTCAGGAACACAg gCAGCTCTTGATGTTTTGGAAATAACACAAGCACAGTTATGGTGGGCTGGTAAGGAGTTAGAGACTGGAAAAAAATTAGCTAATTATGTTGGGAAAAATGAGAAAACCAAAATTGTTGCAAAACTTCAAAAG ACTGGTCAGGGTGCTCCAGCTAGGGAGCCTATGATGagtgaagaacaacaaaaacaaatgatgCTTTATGCATACAGGAAGCAGGAAGAATTGAAG AAACTGGAAGATAATGACGAAGATGACTATATGAATTCAGGCTGGGCTGATAACAGTTTACTTAAACGATCTTTTCATGGCTTGAAAGATGTGAAATGGAAGCCAAGATGA